A single genomic interval of Phocoena sinus isolate mPhoSin1 chromosome 15, mPhoSin1.pri, whole genome shotgun sequence harbors:
- the PSMA7 gene encoding proteasome subunit alpha type-7: MSYDRAITVFSPDGHLFQVEYAQEAVKKGSTAVGVRGKDIVVLGVEKKSVAKLQDERTVRKICALDDNVCMAFAGLTADARIVINRARVECQSHRLTVEDPVTVEYITRYIASLKQRYTQSNGRRPFGISALIVGFDFDGTPRLYQTDPSGTYHAWKANAIGRGAKSVREFLEKNYTDEAIETDDLTIKLVIKALLEVVQSGGKNIELAVMRRDQPLKILNPEEIEKYVAEIEKEKEENEKKKQKKAS; the protein is encoded by the exons ATGAGCTACGACCGCGCCATCACCGTCTTCTCGCCCGACGGCCACCTCTTCCAAGTGGAGTACGCGCAGGAGGCCGTGAAGAAGGGCTCGACCGCG GTTGGTGTCCGAGGAAAAGACATTGTTGTTCTTGGTGTGGAGAAGAAGTCAGTGGCCAAACTGCAGGATGAAAGAACAGTGCGGAAGATCTGTGCTCTGGACGACAACGTCTGCATGGCATTCGCGG GCCTCACTGCTGACGCAAGGATAGTCATCAACAGGGCGCGGGTGGAGTGCCAGAGCCACCGGCTGACCGTGGAGGACCCGGTCACCGTGGAGTACATCACACGGTACATCGCCAGTCTGAAGCAG CGCTACACACAGAGCAACGGGCGCAGGCCGTTTGGCATCTCTGCCCTTATTGTGGGTTTTGACTTTGATGGTACCCCCCGACTCTATCAGACTGATCCCTCGGGCACGTACCATGCCTGGAAG GCCAACGCTATAGGCAGGGGTGCCAAGTCAGTGCGTGAATTTCTAGAGAAGAATTATACTGACGAAGCCATTGAAACAGACGACCTGACTATTAAGCTGGTTATCAAGGCCCTCCTGGAA GTGGTTCAGTCAGGCGGCAAAAACATAGAACTTGCTGTCATGAGACGAGATCAACCCCTCAAG ATTTTAAATCCTGAAGAAATTGAGAAATATGTTGCTgagattgagaaagaaaaagaagaaaatgagaagaagaaacaaaagaaagcatcatga